In Pedobacter sp. SL55, the following proteins share a genomic window:
- a CDS encoding putative porin, with the protein MPTNKITHTFTYTNSSFSFKKDEADEEGVFPSVAVADLVFTNDTTNVKHIQNEFIYSFFLRAKNSATIKNELKIDAGIRNDIYSFRQQVLQNDGSIFYNRNFNAQNSTLLGALGYRFSNKVDVNLDVQQIFQGRNAGDYLYEAKSNFALNEKTGKIVMSVYTQNKSPEEIFNRYYGNHYQWDKRNDFSRTKTTNFTFAYLNNLLKLDASASYYLISNHLYFVPSTDLDKAIVPTQFDGEISLLQLKIGKQLDAGSFHVTAFGVYQKTDQQDILRTPEIYLFGCIYKDQTFFKTLKTQIGVDIFYNDTYLAKSYAIAASQFYNGRDITFSSKPIVDAWIKIGLRRANVFAKYQYANQGLFSGGYYTVNRYPMPDRLLTLGFTWNFYD; encoded by the coding sequence TTGCCTACCAACAAAATTACACACACATTTACCTACACCAATAGCTCGTTTAGTTTTAAAAAGGATGAGGCCGACGAGGAGGGTGTTTTTCCATCGGTAGCAGTTGCCGATTTGGTTTTTACCAACGATACTACCAACGTAAAACACATACAAAACGAGTTTATTTACAGCTTTTTCTTGCGGGCAAAAAATAGTGCAACCATTAAAAATGAGCTTAAAATAGATGCTGGTATTAGAAATGACATTTACAGTTTTAGACAACAGGTGTTGCAAAACGATGGTAGTATTTTCTATAACCGCAATTTTAATGCGCAAAACTCTACCTTATTGGGTGCTTTGGGCTATCGTTTTAGCAACAAAGTGGATGTTAATTTAGATGTACAGCAAATATTTCAGGGACGTAACGCGGGCGATTACCTTTACGAGGCAAAAAGTAACTTTGCCTTGAATGAAAAGACTGGCAAAATAGTGATGAGTGTTTATACACAGAACAAATCGCCAGAAGAAATTTTTAACCGTTATTATGGTAACCATTACCAATGGGATAAAAGAAATGATTTTTCTAGGACTAAAACCACTAATTTTACTTTTGCCTACCTCAACAATCTTTTAAAATTAGATGCAAGTGCTTCATATTATCTAATTAGCAACCACCTTTATTTTGTGCCTTCTACCGATTTAGATAAAGCCATAGTACCCACGCAATTTGATGGCGAAATTAGTTTGTTGCAATTGAAAATAGGCAAACAGTTAGATGCCGGCAGTTTTCACGTTACCGCTTTTGGCGTTTACCAAAAAACCGATCAACAAGATATTTTGCGTACTCCAGAAATTTACCTCTTTGGATGTATTTACAAAGACCAAACCTTTTTTAAAACACTAAAAACTCAAATTGGAGTAGATATTTTCTATAACGATACCTATTTGGCAAAATCTTACGCCATTGCGGCAAGTCAGTTTTATAACGGTAGAGATATTACCTTTAGCTCAAAGCCAATTGTAGATGCTTGGATAAAAATTGGGTTAAGAAGGGCTAACGTTTTCGCTAAATATCAATATGCTAATCAAGGTTTGTTTAGTGGCGGCTATTATACGGTTAACCGTTATCCAATGCCAGATCGTTTGCTTACCCTTGGGTTTACTTGGAATTTTTACGATTAA
- a CDS encoding putative porin translates to MQKIFVAVLFFLLVGFTNAFNAIAQDLKTTIAGNKELDSLRKKEQAGKDSVVFTSKYIRYTTKKLTKDSIQTIPLDTTLTGIQNFSPIAQPRRPTVGTGLVGLAATPLLFEPIRTIGFDAGFHSLDLYKFTHDDIKFYRARSPFTSLSYISAGDNVQLLKIIHSQNIKPNWNFGANFNRIGANGFYQHQRGDVLNGTLFTWYQTKNKRYNIWVDAVFNTMKAQENGSLLKDSIIFTQAGNNLITKEAEPVRLNTARQLYRDNSVMIRQSYFVGRIDSTANSTYPKYFAYQQNYTHIYLHQ, encoded by the coding sequence ATGCAGAAAATATTTGTAGCTGTACTTTTCTTTTTGTTGGTGGGTTTTACCAATGCTTTTAACGCTATTGCGCAAGATTTAAAGACAACAATTGCGGGCAATAAGGAGCTAGATTCGTTGCGTAAAAAGGAGCAGGCAGGTAAAGATTCGGTAGTTTTTACTTCTAAATATATCCGTTATACCACAAAGAAACTTACAAAAGACAGTATACAGACCATACCTTTAGATACCACTTTAACAGGAATACAGAATTTTAGCCCAATAGCACAACCACGTAGACCTACGGTAGGCACAGGTCTGGTTGGTTTGGCGGCTACACCATTGTTGTTCGAACCTATCAGAACCATTGGTTTCGATGCGGGTTTCCATTCTTTAGATTTGTACAAGTTTACCCACGATGATATTAAGTTTTACCGAGCCCGTTCGCCTTTTACCAGCTTGTCTTACATTAGTGCGGGCGATAATGTGCAGTTGCTAAAAATCATCCACTCGCAAAACATTAAACCCAATTGGAATTTTGGAGCCAATTTTAATAGGATTGGGGCAAATGGTTTTTATCAGCACCAACGTGGCGATGTGCTTAATGGCACCTTGTTTACGTGGTACCAAACCAAAAACAAACGTTATAACATTTGGGTAGATGCTGTTTTTAATACCATGAAAGCCCAAGAAAATGGTTCGCTCTTAAAAGATAGTATCATATTTACGCAAGCGGGCAATAACTTAATTACTAAAGAAGCAGAACCGGTAAGATTAAATACTGCTCGCCAGCTTTATAGAGATAATTCGGTAATGATTAGGCAAAGTTATTTTGTAGGTCGTATAGATAGCACGGCAAATAGTACTTACCCAAAATATTTTGCCTACCAACAAAATTACACACACATTTACCTACACCAATAG
- a CDS encoding purine-nucleoside phosphorylase, whose protein sequence is MLQALNDSIKYIKNKIGEFEPEIGIVLGTGLGGLVNEIEVQHSIMYSSIPNFPISTLEFHSGKLIFGTLKGKKVVAMQGRLHFYEGYSMQQITFPIRAMKLLGIKYLFVSNAAGSLNPAFKKGDLMIINDHINLQPESPLRGLNNEDFGPRFPDMSQPYNKELITKASKIAQDENITCHQGVYVSVTGPNLETKAEYKYLRIIGGDAVGMSTVPEVIVANHMSIPVFAISVLTDEGFPEDLQPVSLEEIIATAANAEPQMTKILSQLISTL, encoded by the coding sequence ATGTTGCAAGCGCTAAACGATTCGATAAAATACATTAAAAATAAAATAGGAGAATTTGAACCAGAAATAGGTATTGTTCTTGGAACTGGCTTGGGCGGCTTGGTAAACGAAATTGAGGTGCAGCATAGCATCATGTATTCGAGCATCCCAAATTTTCCAATTTCTACTTTAGAGTTTCATTCTGGTAAATTGATTTTTGGAACCTTGAAAGGCAAAAAAGTAGTGGCTATGCAAGGCCGCTTGCACTTTTACGAAGGTTACAGCATGCAGCAAATTACTTTTCCAATTAGGGCAATGAAGTTGTTGGGTATCAAATACCTTTTTGTGTCTAACGCTGCGGGTTCTTTAAATCCAGCATTTAAAAAAGGCGATTTAATGATCATCAACGATCACATCAACTTACAGCCAGAAAGCCCGTTAAGAGGGTTAAATAATGAAGATTTTGGTCCTCGTTTTCCAGACATGAGCCAGCCTTACAACAAAGAACTCATTACAAAAGCCTCAAAAATTGCACAGGATGAAAATATAACATGCCATCAGGGCGTTTATGTATCGGTAACAGGGCCAAACCTCGAAACTAAAGCAGAATATAAGTATTTGCGTATCATTGGTGGCGATGCCGTGGGCATGAGTACTGTGCCCGAAGTAATTGTAGCCAACCACATGAGTATACCTGTTTTTGCAATTTCTGTATTAACCGACGAAGGTTTCCCAGAAGACTTACAACCTGTAAGTTTAGAAGAAATTATTGCTACTGCGGCTAATGCAGAACCCCAAATGACCAAAATTTTAAGTCAGCTTATCTCCACTCTATAA
- the lpxK gene encoding tetraacyldisaccharide 4'-kinase — MLKYLRLLLLPFNVVYAFVVYVRNLFFDWGIFKSTSFDMPIICVGNLAVGGSGKTPTTEYLVRLLSEYKVAILSRGYGRKTKGFVLANDAATAETIGDEPLQYYRKFKNVSVAVCEDRVKGIQKLKDEHEVILLDDAYQHRKVKAGFNVLLFEFSKIKDFQMLMPAGDLREPFSGVKRAQAVLITKSPSKISDEIKAEISNKLRLTTQQELAFSCIGYQNLKHLYTGEEMRLAAEQEVFLLTGIANTAPLKQYLAAQQVNIHSFEYPDHHRFTAKEIISLLTSYEKHPAKKKIIVTTEKDGQRLLDDKLRDLLLNLRIYYLPIATEINAEDKCRFDQKILDYVASAKRFDKIH, encoded by the coding sequence ATGCTAAAATACCTACGCCTTTTACTGTTACCATTTAACGTTGTTTATGCCTTTGTGGTGTATGTGCGTAATCTGTTTTTCGATTGGGGTATTTTTAAATCTACTAGTTTCGATATGCCCATTATCTGTGTGGGTAATTTGGCTGTAGGCGGCTCGGGTAAAACCCCCACTACAGAATATCTAGTGAGGCTACTAAGCGAATACAAAGTAGCTATTTTAAGCAGAGGCTATGGCAGGAAGACTAAAGGTTTTGTTTTGGCCAACGATGCCGCAACGGCCGAAACCATAGGCGATGAGCCTTTACAATATTACCGGAAATTCAAAAATGTAAGCGTTGCGGTTTGCGAAGACAGGGTAAAGGGTATCCAAAAATTAAAGGATGAGCACGAGGTAATTTTGCTAGATGATGCCTATCAGCACCGTAAAGTGAAAGCTGGTTTTAATGTGCTACTTTTTGAGTTTTCAAAAATCAAGGATTTTCAAATGCTAATGCCTGCTGGGGATTTGAGAGAACCTTTTTCGGGTGTAAAAAGAGCGCAGGCAGTGCTCATTACAAAATCGCCATCAAAAATCTCGGATGAAATTAAAGCTGAAATTTCTAATAAGCTTCGGCTAACAACTCAGCAAGAGCTGGCTTTTTCTTGCATTGGGTATCAAAATTTGAAACATCTTTATACCGGCGAAGAAATGCGGTTAGCAGCAGAGCAAGAAGTGTTTTTGTTAACAGGTATTGCCAATACAGCGCCTTTAAAGCAGTATTTGGCAGCTCAGCAAGTGAATATTCACTCGTTCGAATATCCGGATCATCATCGTTTTACGGCTAAAGAAATAATTAGCCTATTAACCAGTTACGAAAAGCATCCAGCAAAGAAAAAAATCATCGTAACAACAGAAAAAGACGGACAACGTTTATTAGATGATAAATTAAGAGATTTACTGTTAAATTTGCGAATATATTACCTGCCAATTGCTACCGAAATTAATGCAGAAGATAAATGCAGGTTTGACCAAAAAATATTAGACTATGTTGCAAGCGCTAAACGATTCGATAAAATACATTAA
- a CDS encoding sterol desaturase family protein encodes MTTNKRLKVGQGQISGYLSIFLAVLVLLAVFCFRYPEQLTTPEFREVYTKSIAEALMIFGVIASFFFAAVSLLLSKKIKLALIGTSITGLAIVLGALTLNGRDVVKTDWHFGLDWMILDLLLMVAIFVPLELFFPRNKSQTKFHEEWRTDLTYFVISHLFIQFFGIVTQKPAVLFFGWIGLENLHAWVQGLPFLVALFLAFFTTDLFQYWAHRTFHSRVYLWRFHSIHHSTQNMDWLAGSRTHFIDIFFTRAMTFIPLYILGFSSTVFNVYIVFIAIHAVLIHANTRINFGFIKYIFTTPQYHHWHHCEDPKYYGHNFASIFPFIDMMFGTYYLPAKKWPAGTGVREASYPKGFIKQSIYPFTKSPFDTDLNMDERSER; translated from the coding sequence ATGACTACAAACAAACGCCTTAAAGTTGGGCAAGGACAAATTAGTGGCTATCTTTCCATTTTCTTGGCAGTCTTGGTGCTGCTAGCAGTGTTCTGCTTTAGATATCCAGAGCAATTAACCACACCAGAATTTAGAGAGGTGTACACCAAAAGCATTGCCGAAGCTTTGATGATTTTTGGCGTAATTGCCTCATTTTTCTTTGCCGCAGTGAGTTTATTATTAAGCAAAAAAATAAAACTGGCTTTAATTGGAACCTCTATTACCGGGTTAGCAATTGTGTTAGGTGCGCTTACCTTAAACGGCAGAGATGTGGTTAAAACAGACTGGCATTTTGGCTTAGATTGGATGATACTAGACTTGCTTTTGATGGTAGCCATTTTTGTTCCGCTAGAATTGTTTTTTCCAAGAAATAAATCGCAAACCAAGTTTCACGAAGAGTGGCGAACGGATTTAACCTATTTTGTAATTAGCCATTTATTTATCCAGTTTTTCGGTATTGTAACGCAAAAACCTGCGGTATTATTTTTTGGCTGGATTGGCCTAGAAAACCTGCATGCTTGGGTACAAGGTTTGCCATTTCTTGTAGCGTTATTTTTGGCCTTTTTTACTACCGATTTGTTCCAATATTGGGCACACAGAACTTTCCATAGTAGAGTATATTTGTGGCGTTTCCATTCTATCCACCACTCTACCCAAAATATGGATTGGCTAGCGGGGAGCAGAACGCATTTTATCGACATCTTTTTTACCAGAGCGATGACTTTTATTCCGCTTTATATCTTGGGATTTTCATCTACTGTGTTCAACGTTTACATTGTGTTTATTGCTATACATGCGGTATTAATCCATGCCAATACCCGTATTAACTTTGGTTTTATCAAATACATTTTTACTACACCACAATATCACCACTGGCACCATTGTGAAGACCCTAAATACTATGGCCATAACTTTGCATCTATATTTCCTTTTATAGATATGATGTTTGGCACTTATTATTTGCCAGCTAAAAAATGGCCAGCAGGAACTGGCGTTCGCGAAGCTTCTTATCCAAAGGGGTTCATTAAACAATCTATTTACCCGTTTACCAAAAGCCCGTTTGACACCGATTTGAATATGGATGAGCGAAGTGAGAGGTAG
- a CDS encoding AbrB/MazE/SpoVT family DNA-binding domain-containing protein, producing MEIPVINIGNSKGIRLSKALLEQYNISDTIELILEKGRIILKPKSVPRKGWEKSFKQMHTNGDDALLIEDVFEDETFEEWK from the coding sequence ATGGAAATTCCAGTAATCAATATAGGAAATTCAAAAGGCATCAGATTATCAAAAGCCCTTTTGGAACAATACAACATCAGCGACACCATAGAGCTGATTTTGGAAAAAGGAAGAATTATCCTAAAACCAAAATCTGTTCCGAGAAAAGGCTGGGAAAAATCTTTTAAACAAATGCACACAAACGGAGACGATGCTTTATTAATTGAAGATGTATTTGAAGACGAAACTTTTGAAGAATGGAAATAA
- a CDS encoding type II toxin-antitoxin system PemK/MazF family toxin produces MEIKQYELVLVNLDPTIGSEMKKTRPCVVISPNEMNKYLQTIVVAPLTSSSKPYPTRVEIKKNKTKGWIVLDQIRTVDRTRIIKKLRYSDNI; encoded by the coding sequence ATGGAAATAAAGCAATACGAATTGGTTTTGGTAAATCTTGACCCAACCATAGGAAGTGAGATGAAAAAAACTCGTCCTTGCGTGGTCATTTCCCCAAACGAAATGAATAAATATCTTCAAACGATTGTTGTTGCACCACTTACAAGCAGTTCAAAACCCTATCCGACTAGGGTTGAAATCAAAAAAAATAAGACAAAAGGTTGGATTGTTTTAGACCAAATCAGAACAGTGGACAGAACGAGAATTATCAAGAAATTGAGATACTCTGACAACATCTGA
- a CDS encoding efflux RND transporter permease subunit — protein sequence MKISDYAVKNYQFTLIMVLMVMALGITTILNMPRAEDPDMNPPNFPVVVVYPGASPKDMEELVVKPLEKRIYGLDDIKSIKTTIRDGLMVAVVEYKYGVNVDDKYQELVREINSERPNLPQEIYAMEVQKISPSDVNILQVALVSENASRDKLKAAAEELQDQLEKIPSLKNVEIVGLPDQLVKVDLDLEKLALLRIPVTQIANAIQSEVANIPGGSIDAGTKSFNIKTSGNYQSIDEIKNTIVASGAGKNTTLKDVANVYFDYSQDKHITRLNGFRTVFVVAAQKVGGNITQTQEAYLPVLDTFKKTLPSNIDQQVMFDQADNVNSRLGGLGVDFGIAICLVLITLLPLGTRASLVVMVSIPLSLAIGIILINLLGFSLNQLSIVGLVVSLGLLVDDSIVVVENIERWMRDGHNRLTATLMATKQIGLAVMGCTAALVIAFIPIMFMPEASGEFIRSLPVAVICSVIASMIVALTVVPFLSSKILKPHAYVHGNIFLRTLQKIIHGSYAKLLDKALHKPWLTVFVGVAVFVGSLALIPFIGFSLFPSSEKPQFIIAVSTPLQSNLKYTNSITKQIEKEIKEIPEVKYFASNVGKGNPRIYYNLLQTNERSDFAEIFVLLHEDVRADKKVELIEKLRAKWSPYLGAKVEVKDFEQGQPIISPVEVRVFGENLDTLRKLAGKVENMLLKTEGTIYTNNPLKNLKSDIKVEINKEKALALGVPMVNIDRTVRMAIAGFELGKFLNPKSSGDDYNILLTTKYASNPNLNVFDNLYVNNVQGASIPLSQLASLKLETSALSINHQNKVRTISVNSFVQKGYLNDKVIKDVETQMAKMELPAGYHFEMGGEVESRNQSFGGFGSIILVTLFMFIAVLVLEFKTFKSTLIVLSVIPLGIVGAVLALLVTGNSLSFVATIGIVALAGIEVKNTILLVDFTNQLRAEGKELNEAIEEAGEVRFLPIILTSLTAIGGLLPIAMSSNPLISPLAIVMIGGLISSTLLSRIITPVVYKLMPPKIEKAEV from the coding sequence ATGAAAATATCAGACTATGCAGTAAAAAATTACCAGTTTACCTTAATTATGGTATTAATGGTAATGGCTTTGGGGATTACTACTATTTTGAATATGCCGAGGGCAGAAGACCCAGACATGAACCCGCCTAACTTTCCTGTGGTGGTGGTTTATCCTGGCGCTAGCCCTAAAGATATGGAAGAGCTGGTGGTTAAACCGCTCGAAAAGCGTATTTATGGCTTGGATGATATTAAAAGTATTAAAACAACCATTAGGGATGGCTTAATGGTGGCCGTTGTGGAGTATAAATATGGCGTAAATGTAGACGATAAATATCAGGAGCTGGTAAGGGAAATTAATAGTGAGCGACCTAATTTGCCGCAGGAGATTTATGCGATGGAGGTGCAAAAGATTTCGCCTTCTGATGTGAATATTTTGCAGGTGGCGCTGGTTTCGGAAAACGCATCGAGAGATAAGTTGAAAGCTGCTGCCGAAGAGCTTCAAGATCAGTTAGAGAAAATTCCGTCTTTAAAAAACGTAGAGATTGTTGGCCTGCCAGATCAGTTGGTAAAGGTTGATTTGGATTTGGAGAAATTGGCTTTACTGCGCATTCCGGTTACGCAAATTGCTAATGCCATACAGAGCGAAGTGGCCAATATTCCGGGCGGAAGTATTGATGCGGGTACTAAATCTTTTAACATTAAAACCAGCGGAAACTACCAAAGTATTGATGAAATTAAAAATACGATTGTGGCTAGTGGTGCAGGTAAAAATACGACGCTTAAAGATGTGGCCAATGTTTATTTCGATTATTCGCAAGACAAACACATTACTCGTTTAAATGGCTTTAGAACAGTATTTGTGGTTGCTGCACAAAAGGTTGGTGGCAACATTACGCAAACGCAAGAGGCCTATTTGCCAGTTTTAGATACTTTCAAAAAAACATTGCCAAGTAACATAGACCAACAAGTAATGTTTGATCAGGCAGATAATGTAAACAGTCGTTTAGGAGGCTTGGGTGTAGATTTTGGCATTGCTATTTGTTTGGTGCTCATTACTTTGTTGCCTTTAGGCACAAGGGCATCGTTGGTGGTAATGGTTTCTATTCCTTTGTCGTTAGCTATCGGTATTATTTTGATTAATCTTTTAGGTTTTAGTTTAAACCAGCTCAGTATTGTAGGTTTAGTAGTTTCGCTAGGTTTATTGGTTGATGATAGCATTGTAGTGGTAGAAAACATTGAACGCTGGATGCGTGACGGCCACAACCGCTTAACAGCAACTCTGATGGCGACCAAACAAATTGGCTTAGCGGTAATGGGTTGTACAGCCGCGTTAGTAATTGCCTTTATACCAATAATGTTTATGCCCGAAGCATCTGGAGAGTTCATTAGGAGCTTACCTGTGGCGGTAATTTGCTCGGTAATTGCTTCTATGATTGTAGCACTGACGGTGGTGCCGTTTTTGTCGAGCAAAATTTTAAAACCACACGCCTATGTGCATGGCAACATCTTTTTAAGAACTTTACAGAAAATCATCCATGGCTCTTATGCTAAATTGTTAGATAAAGCATTGCACAAACCTTGGTTGACGGTATTTGTTGGGGTGGCGGTTTTTGTAGGTTCGTTGGCACTTATTCCATTTATTGGTTTTAGCTTGTTCCCTTCTTCGGAGAAACCCCAGTTTATTATTGCGGTTTCTACACCTTTACAATCGAACTTGAAGTACACGAATTCTATTACCAAACAAATTGAGAAAGAAATTAAAGAGATACCCGAAGTAAAATATTTTGCTTCTAACGTTGGTAAGGGCAACCCAAGAATTTACTATAATTTGTTGCAGACTAACGAGCGTAGCGATTTTGCCGAGATTTTTGTGCTACTGCACGAAGATGTAAGGGCTGATAAAAAAGTAGAACTGATTGAAAAGCTGCGGGCAAAATGGTCGCCGTATTTAGGGGCAAAAGTAGAGGTAAAGGATTTTGAGCAAGGCCAGCCGATTATTTCTCCGGTAGAAGTTCGTGTGTTTGGAGAAAACTTAGATACATTAAGGAAACTGGCGGGTAAGGTAGAAAATATGTTGCTAAAAACAGAAGGAACTATCTATACCAATAACCCACTTAAAAACCTGAAATCGGATATTAAGGTAGAGATCAATAAAGAAAAAGCTTTAGCTTTAGGCGTGCCAATGGTAAATATAGACCGTACGGTAAGAATGGCCATTGCTGGTTTTGAGTTAGGCAAATTTCTTAACCCAAAATCTAGTGGCGATGATTATAATATCTTACTAACTACCAAATACGCTTCGAACCCGAACTTAAATGTGTTTGATAATTTATATGTGAACAATGTGCAGGGTGCTTCAATTCCACTATCACAATTGGCGAGTTTAAAGCTCGAAACTTCGGCTTTGAGTATCAACCACCAAAATAAGGTGCGCACCATTTCGGTAAACTCGTTTGTGCAAAAAGGTTATTTAAACGATAAGGTAATTAAGGATGTAGAAACGCAGATGGCTAAAATGGAACTGCCGGCTGGCTATCATTTCGAAATGGGCGGCGAGGTAGAAAGCCGCAACCAATCTTTTGGAGGGTTTGGCAGCATTATCTTGGTAACGTTGTTTATGTTTATTGCGGTATTGGTGTTAGAGTTTAAAACTTTCAAAAGTACGCTGATTGTGCTTTCCGTAATTCCTTTAGGTATTGTTGGAGCCGTATTGGCCTTACTGGTTACTGGTAATTCGTTATCGTTTGTGGCAACTATTGGTATTGTGGCTTTGGCAGGTATTGAGGTTAAAAACACTATTCTTCTGGTTGATTTTACCAATCAGCTGAGGGCCGAAGGAAAAGAATTGAACGAAGCTATTGAAGAAGCTGGAGAGGTTCGTTTCTTGCCAATTATTTTAACTTCGTTAACTGCAATTGGAGGGTTGTTGCCTATTGCGATGTCTAGTAATCCTTTAATTTCGCCGCTGGCCATTGTAATGATTGGCGGATTAATTAGTTCGACTTTGTTGTCGAGAATTATTACGCCAGTAGTTTATAAGCTGATGCCGCCAAAGATTGAAAAAGCGGAAGTTTAA
- a CDS encoding efflux RND transporter periplasmic adaptor subunit, producing the protein MKNITLIILCAIFSLLFACKGGDQREKAIIQQDTIPVKVVSLVEEDTDAAIVTSGYFTTNDETILSFKNGGVINRIYVKEGDQITKGQLLASVNPTEIGSQVAQVQLSLQKAQRDYDRASKLFKDSVATLEQLQNAKTALDVAKQQIQSAKFNEGYTDIRATRNGYVLRKLANDGQIVGPGTPVLQINGASEGNWILKVGLSDKQWSDLKVGDRATISSEALSGQVLQAKVSRKAEGIDPQSGTFGVELALNDRKVKGLAAGLFGKANIFPSKKQRSFTIPYDALLDGGENEGYVFVTNDNQTAKKIKVQLGAIQKEKISVTGGLENASAVIISGSAYLTDGSKIRVVK; encoded by the coding sequence ATGAAAAATATTACGCTTATTATTTTATGTGCAATTTTTTCGCTGTTGTTCGCTTGTAAAGGTGGAGATCAAAGAGAGAAAGCAATTATTCAACAAGATACTATTCCAGTTAAAGTGGTTTCGCTGGTGGAAGAAGATACAGATGCAGCAATTGTTACGTCTGGGTATTTTACTACCAACGATGAAACTATACTTTCTTTCAAAAACGGAGGAGTGATTAACAGAATTTATGTAAAGGAAGGGGATCAAATTACTAAAGGCCAGTTGTTGGCTTCGGTAAATCCAACGGAAATTGGTTCGCAAGTAGCGCAGGTGCAACTTTCTTTGCAGAAGGCGCAACGCGATTACGATAGGGCTAGCAAGCTTTTTAAAGACAGCGTGGCTACTTTGGAGCAATTGCAAAATGCAAAAACTGCTTTAGATGTAGCTAAACAGCAAATCCAATCTGCAAAATTTAATGAAGGATACACGGATATACGAGCTACCAGAAATGGGTATGTACTCAGAAAATTAGCCAATGATGGACAAATTGTTGGGCCTGGAACGCCTGTGCTTCAAATTAATGGAGCAAGTGAAGGCAACTGGATCTTAAAAGTAGGTTTAAGTGATAAGCAATGGTCTGATTTGAAAGTGGGCGATAGGGCTACCATTAGTTCAGAAGCTTTATCTGGACAGGTTTTGCAAGCTAAAGTGAGTAGGAAAGCAGAGGGTATTGACCCGCAGAGTGGCACTTTTGGTGTAGAGCTGGCTTTGAATGATCGTAAAGTTAAAGGTTTGGCTGCTGGGTTGTTCGGTAAAGCAAACATTTTTCCATCTAAAAAACAGCGTTCGTTTACCATACCTTATGATGCGCTTTTAGATGGTGGCGAAAACGAAGGTTATGTTTTTGTAACGAATGATAACCAGACGGCTAAAAAAATAAAAGTGCAGTTGGGAGCCATACAGAAAGAAAAAATTTCGGTAACGGGTGGGTTGGAAAATGCAAGTGCCGTAATTATTTCGGGTAGTGCTTACCTAACTGATGGCTCGAAGATTAGGGTGGTAAAGTAA